The following proteins come from a genomic window of Cronobacter muytjensii ATCC 51329:
- the licT gene encoding BglG family transcription antiterminator LicT: MIIKQILNNNVVSAVDERGQEVIVTGRGLGFNAHVGETVAISHVEKTFRLHDDTISARFKVLLDEVPVEIVQLTDDIVALARQTPGLKLSEGIYVTLADHLYYAIARTRQGQEIANPLQWEVRHFYQDEYAIGRQALALIAARTGVLMPDSEACSIALHIVNAGLNDPKSKINDITRLISQIQNIVKYWFAVGPDEQSLNYQRFITHVKFFAQRVIEGQRLENDDSELFAMVQQRYKNTVACVEAISDFVEKNYRHAMTHSEKLYLTVHIDNVIHRLAHSL, from the coding sequence ATGATCATTAAGCAAATACTTAATAATAATGTCGTCAGCGCCGTCGACGAACGCGGCCAGGAAGTTATCGTGACCGGCAGAGGGCTCGGTTTTAATGCGCACGTCGGCGAAACGGTGGCAATAAGCCATGTTGAGAAAACGTTTCGTCTGCATGACGACACGATTTCCGCGCGGTTTAAAGTCCTGCTCGATGAAGTGCCGGTGGAAATTGTCCAGCTGACCGACGATATTGTCGCGCTGGCGCGCCAGACGCCGGGCCTGAAATTAAGCGAAGGCATTTATGTGACGCTCGCCGATCACCTTTATTACGCCATTGCGCGCACCCGGCAGGGCCAGGAAATCGCTAACCCGTTACAGTGGGAAGTGCGTCACTTTTATCAGGACGAATACGCCATCGGGCGCCAGGCGCTGGCGCTGATCGCCGCGCGCACCGGCGTGCTGATGCCGGATAGCGAGGCATGCAGCATCGCGCTGCATATCGTAAACGCCGGGCTTAACGATCCGAAAAGCAAAATTAACGACATTACCCGGCTGATTTCTCAGATCCAGAATATTGTGAAGTACTGGTTCGCCGTGGGCCCCGATGAACAGTCGCTCAATTACCAGCGCTTTATTACCCACGTAAAGTTTTTCGCCCAGCGGGTAATAGAGGGCCAGCGGCTGGAAAATGATGACAGTGAATTATTCGCGATGGTGCAGCAGCGGTATAAAAATACCGTGGCGTGCGTCGAAGCCATTAGCGACTTTGTGGAAAAGAATTATCGCCACGCCATGACGCATTCTGAAAAATTGTATTTAACGGTGCATATCGACAATGTGATTCATCGTTTAGCGCATTCCCTTTAG
- a CDS encoding beta-glucoside-specific PTS transporter subunit IIABC, which translates to MNYPHTARQIIDHLGGEANIISLYHCITRLRFALVDLDRVNRTALENLDGVMGVNLSGDQFQVIIGNEVAPLCQVVLAQLPNLDGKKAASPPKRRNPVSVVLEGLAGIFSPIIPAIAGAGILKGVLSLCLALGWVAASNQTYQILMAISDGVFFFMPLVLAFSAGNKFGANPYVAVALAATLFHPTLTTLLKSGAPVAFLGMPVASVSYASSVIPILLAVLLLSYVERVIDRVMPAALKTMFVPLLSLVIVAPVTLIAIGPAGIFFGNALSGGIIWLVANMGWLAGVIVGGTLSLMIITGMHYVLVPIVINNISRLGYDPFKILFYVANMGQAGAAFGVFLRARNKKIKTLALSTSFSAAMGITEPAMYGINIRFKRPFAAALIGGACGGAFAMALGVKTYAFALSGIPGIPALVGPTFLWALASLAIAFCAAALVTVILGFEEPAETLARHDAPPEVVAGLSPVALAREEQLFAPVSGRLIPLSALTDPVFADEIFGKGIAIVPQSGELLSPVNGRVESVFDSNHALTLRSDNGAEVLIHIGIDTVKLGGQHFTRHVENGQFVEAGQPLISFDLAALAARNIDPSVIVIVTNTDCYGDISPLKQGDVATREAFLKLTAAAA; encoded by the coding sequence ATGAACTACCCGCACACCGCCCGCCAGATAATTGACCATCTCGGCGGCGAGGCGAATATTATTTCGCTTTACCACTGCATTACCCGCCTGCGTTTCGCGCTGGTCGACCTCGACCGGGTCAACCGTACCGCGCTGGAAAACCTGGATGGCGTCATGGGCGTGAATCTGTCCGGCGATCAGTTTCAGGTGATTATCGGCAACGAGGTCGCTCCGCTCTGTCAGGTGGTGCTGGCGCAGTTGCCGAACCTCGACGGGAAAAAAGCCGCCTCGCCGCCGAAACGGCGCAACCCGGTTTCCGTCGTACTGGAAGGGTTAGCGGGCATTTTCTCGCCGATTATTCCGGCTATCGCCGGGGCGGGTATCCTTAAGGGCGTGCTGTCGCTCTGCCTCGCGCTCGGCTGGGTGGCGGCCAGTAACCAGACGTACCAGATCCTGATGGCGATAAGCGACGGCGTCTTTTTCTTTATGCCGCTGGTGCTCGCCTTCAGCGCCGGGAATAAGTTCGGCGCCAATCCATATGTGGCCGTCGCCCTCGCCGCCACGCTGTTTCACCCTACCCTCACCACGCTCCTGAAATCGGGCGCGCCGGTCGCGTTCCTCGGCATGCCGGTCGCCAGCGTCTCGTATGCCTCATCGGTAATTCCTATTCTGCTGGCGGTGTTGCTGCTGAGCTATGTCGAGCGGGTCATCGACCGCGTGATGCCGGCTGCGCTGAAAACCATGTTCGTGCCGCTGCTGAGCCTTGTTATCGTCGCGCCGGTGACGCTTATCGCCATCGGTCCGGCGGGGATTTTCTTTGGCAACGCGCTCTCCGGCGGGATTATCTGGCTGGTGGCGAACATGGGCTGGCTCGCGGGCGTGATTGTCGGCGGCACGCTGTCGCTGATGATCATCACCGGCATGCACTACGTGCTGGTGCCGATTGTGATTAATAACATCAGCCGGCTCGGTTATGACCCGTTTAAGATCCTGTTTTACGTCGCCAATATGGGCCAGGCGGGCGCGGCGTTCGGCGTGTTCCTGCGCGCCCGCAATAAAAAAATCAAGACGCTGGCGCTCTCCACCAGCTTCAGCGCGGCGATGGGCATTACCGAGCCTGCGATGTATGGCATCAATATCCGCTTTAAGCGCCCGTTCGCCGCGGCGCTGATTGGCGGCGCGTGCGGCGGCGCGTTCGCGATGGCGCTCGGCGTGAAAACGTACGCCTTCGCTTTAAGCGGTATTCCGGGCATTCCGGCGCTGGTCGGCCCCACGTTTCTCTGGGCGCTGGCGAGCCTCGCCATTGCCTTTTGCGCGGCGGCGCTGGTGACGGTGATCCTGGGCTTTGAGGAGCCCGCAGAAACGCTCGCGCGGCACGACGCGCCGCCAGAAGTGGTGGCCGGGCTAAGCCCCGTGGCGCTCGCCCGCGAGGAGCAGTTGTTCGCGCCCGTCAGTGGGCGTCTCATCCCGCTCTCAGCGCTCACCGACCCGGTTTTTGCCGATGAGATCTTCGGCAAAGGCATCGCCATCGTGCCCCAGAGCGGCGAGCTACTCTCGCCGGTCAATGGGCGCGTCGAATCTGTCTTCGACAGCAACCACGCCCTGACGCTCAGGAGCGATAACGGCGCCGAGGTGCTGATTCACATCGGCATCGACACCGTGAAGCTTGGCGGCCAGCATTTTACCCGGCACGTGGAGAACGGCCAGTTCGTCGAGGCCGGACAACCGCTGATTAGCTTTGATCTCGCCGCGCTCGCCGCGCGCAATATCGACCCGAGCGTTATCGTCATCGTCACCAATACCGATTGCTACGGCGACATCAGCCCGCTGAAACAGGGCGACGTGGCAACCCGTGAAGCCTTTCTGAAACTGACCGCTGCGGCGGCTTAA
- a CDS encoding glycoside hydrolase family 1 protein, protein MAFSKPFPEDFLWGGATAANQLEGAWNVDGKGLSVSDVYTFDVSTPKERWLDQWLGMTHRQVAEAQDPASTKYYPKRKGNDFYHRYEEDIALFAEMGFKCFRMSIAWTRIFPRGDENEPNEAGLAFYDRVFDTLLKHNIEPIVSLSHYEMPLALVTDYGGWPNRQLVNFYVRFVTAVFTRYRKKVKYWMTFNEINCVKHHPYVSVGVIEENHPHLEQAKYQGAHHQFVASALATKACHEIIPGSQVGCMISYQMLYPHTCHPDDLQACEEEQRVSLFFSDVQARGYYPAWTERMFAEKNVRLEKALGDDEILRLYPVDYVSFSYYMSSTVSAHPEQLEGVTGNLITGGIRNPYLPQSDWGWQIDPQGLRLALNQLYDRYQKPLFIAENGLGALDSPAPDGTINDDYRIEYLRQHIGQMQEALADGVKLFGYTWWGPIDVVSAGTAQISKRYGFIYVDQDDMGNGSQARSRKKSFHWYKKVIATNGADLSD, encoded by the coding sequence ATGGCCTTTTCAAAACCATTTCCTGAGGATTTCCTGTGGGGCGGCGCGACCGCCGCGAACCAGCTTGAAGGCGCGTGGAACGTCGACGGCAAGGGGTTGTCGGTCTCAGACGTTTACACCTTTGATGTCAGCACGCCGAAAGAACGCTGGCTCGATCAGTGGCTCGGCATGACCCACCGCCAGGTGGCCGAAGCGCAGGATCCGGCCAGCACGAAGTATTACCCCAAGCGCAAGGGCAACGACTTTTATCACCGTTATGAAGAAGATATCGCGCTGTTCGCCGAAATGGGCTTTAAATGCTTTCGCATGTCGATCGCCTGGACGCGTATTTTCCCGCGCGGCGACGAGAACGAGCCGAATGAAGCGGGCCTCGCCTTCTACGATCGCGTCTTCGACACGCTGTTAAAACATAACATTGAGCCGATTGTGTCGCTCTCGCACTACGAGATGCCGCTCGCGCTGGTGACCGACTACGGCGGCTGGCCCAACCGCCAGCTGGTGAATTTCTACGTACGCTTCGTCACCGCCGTTTTCACCCGCTATCGCAAGAAGGTCAAATACTGGATGACCTTTAACGAGATCAACTGCGTGAAGCACCACCCGTATGTCAGCGTCGGGGTGATTGAAGAGAACCATCCGCATCTTGAACAGGCGAAATATCAGGGCGCGCACCATCAGTTTGTGGCGAGCGCGCTCGCGACCAAAGCGTGCCACGAGATAATCCCCGGCTCGCAGGTGGGCTGCATGATAAGTTACCAGATGCTCTACCCCCACACCTGCCATCCGGACGACTTACAGGCCTGCGAAGAGGAGCAGCGCGTCTCGCTGTTTTTCAGTGATGTCCAGGCGCGCGGCTACTACCCGGCCTGGACCGAGCGGATGTTCGCCGAGAAAAACGTCCGGCTGGAAAAAGCGCTGGGCGACGATGAGATCCTGCGTCTCTACCCGGTCGATTACGTGTCGTTCAGCTACTACATGTCGAGTACCGTCAGCGCGCACCCGGAGCAGCTTGAAGGCGTGACCGGCAATCTTATCACCGGCGGCATCCGTAACCCGTACCTGCCGCAGAGCGACTGGGGCTGGCAGATTGATCCGCAGGGGCTGCGCCTTGCGCTAAACCAGCTCTATGACCGCTACCAGAAGCCGCTGTTTATCGCCGAAAACGGCCTCGGCGCGCTCGATTCGCCCGCACCTGACGGCACGATTAACGACGATTACCGCATCGAATATCTGCGCCAGCATATCGGGCAGATGCAGGAGGCGCTCGCCGACGGCGTGAAGCTCTTCGGTTACACCTGGTGGGGGCCCATTGACGTCGTGAGCGCGGGCACCGCGCAGATCTCCAAGCGCTACGGTTTTATCTACGTCGATCAGGATGATATGGGCAACGGCAGCCAGGCGCGGTCGCGCAAAAAGAGTTTCCACTGGTACAAAAAAGTCATCGCCACAAACGGCGCGGATCTCAGCGATTAA
- a CDS encoding glycoside hydrolase family 1 protein, translated as MATFPEHFLWGGAIAANQAEGAWNEDGKGPSIADVVRGGIISGRHDAAVDPSLYYASHEAIDFYHRYKEDVALFAEMGFQCFRTSIAWSRIFPRGDETEPNEAGLAFYDALFDELLKYGIEPVITLSHYETPLALFEVYGGWKNRALIAFFTRYCETVFRRYQHKVKYWMTFNELNNMNRIPFATGAVAAGASAQEIYQANHHQFVANALANKLCHKIIPQAKIGCMLSLSTAYPATCHPDDMLATYQLRRRSLFYADVMMRGRYPAYAKRLFRDNDIDLEIHPGDTELLAQYPSDYLGFSYYRSVLHRAGAQLRVDTGGAMGEDNPCLEKTAWGWPIDPVGLRLVCNELSDRYEKPLFIVENGYGGDDIADAHGEFNDEARIAYGRAHIQQMAEAVADGCDIMGYTWWGPIDIVSAGTGEMKKRYGFIYVDKDNDGNGTLSRRKKRSFAWYQQVIASNGEQL; from the coding sequence ATGGCAACGTTTCCGGAACACTTTTTATGGGGCGGCGCGATTGCCGCGAATCAGGCCGAAGGGGCGTGGAATGAAGACGGCAAAGGGCCGTCCATCGCGGATGTGGTGCGCGGCGGCATTATCTCCGGCAGGCACGACGCGGCGGTCGATCCGTCTCTCTATTACGCGAGCCATGAGGCCATCGATTTTTATCATCGCTATAAAGAAGACGTGGCGCTGTTTGCCGAAATGGGTTTCCAGTGTTTTCGCACGTCGATTGCCTGGTCGCGGATTTTTCCACGCGGCGATGAGACGGAGCCAAACGAGGCGGGGCTCGCGTTTTATGACGCGCTGTTTGACGAACTGCTGAAATATGGCATCGAGCCGGTCATTACCCTCTCCCACTACGAAACGCCGCTGGCGCTGTTTGAGGTGTACGGCGGCTGGAAGAATCGCGCGCTTATCGCGTTCTTTACCCGCTACTGCGAGACGGTGTTTCGCCGCTATCAGCATAAGGTCAAATACTGGATGACCTTTAACGAGCTGAACAACATGAACCGCATTCCGTTCGCCACCGGCGCGGTGGCGGCTGGCGCGTCGGCGCAGGAGATTTACCAGGCGAACCATCACCAGTTTGTCGCCAACGCGCTCGCCAATAAGCTGTGCCACAAGATTATCCCGCAGGCGAAAATCGGCTGCATGCTATCGCTCAGCACCGCCTACCCGGCGACCTGCCACCCGGACGATATGTTGGCGACCTACCAGTTGCGCCGCCGTTCGCTCTTTTACGCCGACGTGATGATGCGCGGCCGCTATCCGGCCTACGCGAAGCGCCTGTTTCGCGATAACGACATTGATCTCGAAATCCACCCCGGCGATACCGAACTGCTGGCGCAATACCCGTCGGATTATCTTGGCTTTAGCTATTACCGCAGCGTCCTGCATCGCGCAGGCGCGCAGCTGCGCGTCGACACCGGCGGCGCGATGGGCGAAGACAATCCCTGTCTTGAAAAGACGGCATGGGGCTGGCCGATTGACCCGGTCGGTCTGCGGCTGGTGTGTAACGAGCTTAGCGACCGCTACGAGAAGCCGCTGTTTATCGTCGAGAACGGCTACGGCGGCGATGACATCGCCGATGCACACGGCGAGTTTAACGACGAGGCGCGTATCGCCTATGGCCGCGCGCATATCCAGCAGATGGCCGAGGCGGTGGCGGATGGCTGCGACATCATGGGTTACACCTGGTGGGGGCCGATTGATATCGTGAGCGCCGGCACCGGCGAGATGAAAAAGCGCTACGGGTTTATTTATGTCGATAAAGACAACGACGGCAATGGCACCCTGTCGCGGCGCAAGAAGCGCAGCTTTGCGTGGTATCAACAGGTGATAGCCAGTAACGGCGAACAGCTTTAA
- a CDS encoding 6-phospho-alpha-glucosidase produces MQKTFNIVLVGGGSTWTPGLLKALCKLKTRLPLGRLVMFDVNAERQAVIGEYAKVLFREEYPQLDFVYTTDKDVAFHEMDFIFCQMRTGGYAMREKDEKIPLSLGVIGQETCGPGGFAYGMRSIGDVIKLVNDVRERSPQAWILNYTNPAAIVADALKKCFPKDERIINICDQPVNLLRSYGRLLGRDPETFEPVYFGLNHFGWFTHLYDETGQDLVPELKSIIRSNGFKPVDAEQRDASWLDTYAVVADMLNDFPDYLPNTYLQYYLYPDYKLSKLDPNYTRANEVINGREKRVFDECRTAVAEGTTKNVHVVHNDAHGDMIVELAESIAFNLKKIFIVMVENNGLVANLDNDVMVEVAAQMGANGPRPFGVGKIPTFYKGLIEQQYAYERLTVEAYLEGSYTKALMALTLNRTVVDAKKARKVLDALIEANKAYWPELK; encoded by the coding sequence ATGCAAAAGACTTTTAATATCGTTTTAGTCGGTGGGGGTTCCACCTGGACGCCGGGCTTACTGAAAGCGCTGTGCAAGCTGAAAACGCGTCTGCCGCTGGGGCGGCTCGTTATGTTCGATGTGAACGCCGAACGCCAGGCGGTGATTGGCGAGTACGCGAAGGTGCTGTTTCGCGAGGAATATCCGCAACTCGATTTTGTCTACACCACGGATAAAGATGTCGCGTTTCACGAGATGGATTTCATCTTCTGTCAGATGCGCACCGGCGGCTACGCGATGCGTGAAAAAGATGAAAAAATCCCGTTGAGCCTCGGCGTTATCGGCCAGGAGACCTGCGGCCCCGGCGGGTTTGCCTACGGCATGCGCTCAATCGGCGACGTGATTAAGCTTGTGAACGACGTGCGCGAGCGCTCGCCGCAGGCGTGGATTTTAAACTATACCAACCCGGCGGCGATTGTGGCCGACGCGCTGAAAAAGTGCTTTCCGAAAGATGAGCGGATTATCAATATCTGCGACCAGCCGGTGAACCTGCTGCGCTCCTATGGTCGTCTGCTGGGCCGCGACCCGGAAACCTTCGAACCGGTCTATTTCGGCCTTAACCACTTCGGCTGGTTTACGCATCTGTATGACGAGACCGGGCAGGATCTGGTGCCGGAGCTGAAGTCGATTATTCGCAGCAACGGCTTTAAGCCGGTGGATGCCGAGCAGCGCGACGCCTCGTGGCTCGACACCTACGCGGTGGTGGCGGATATGCTGAACGATTTCCCGGATTATCTGCCCAACACCTATCTGCAATATTACCTTTACCCGGATTACAAGCTCAGCAAGCTGGACCCGAATTACACCCGCGCCAACGAAGTGATTAACGGGCGTGAGAAGCGGGTGTTTGACGAGTGCCGCACCGCAGTGGCGGAAGGCACCACCAAAAACGTCCATGTGGTGCACAACGACGCCCACGGCGACATGATCGTCGAGCTGGCCGAATCGATAGCCTTCAACCTGAAGAAGATATTTATCGTGATGGTGGAAAATAATGGCCTGGTGGCGAATCTCGATAATGACGTGATGGTGGAGGTGGCGGCGCAAATGGGGGCCAACGGCCCGCGTCCGTTTGGCGTGGGTAAAATCCCAACCTTCTATAAAGGTTTAATTGAGCAGCAGTACGCCTACGAGCGGCTGACGGTGGAGGCGTATCTGGAAGGTTCCTATACCAAAGCGCTGATGGCGTTGACGCTCAACCGCACCGTGGTGGACGCGAAGAAAGCGCGCAAAGTGCTGGATGCGTTAATCGAGGCGAATAAAGCGTATTGGCCGGAATTGAAGTAG
- a CDS encoding PTS transporter subunit EIIC, which translates to MSRAGEFVQDLGKALMMPISVIAAAGIFLGLAAALQNPAIVSEALLNAQAMQHAIGFIRKVAGALFGNLPLLFAIAAAVGLARDEKPTAALAAVIGFITLHVGVNFSLTAQGLTPATTSVSAFMEKGYSQTEAVMYAAEFANTLGIFSYQMSVLGGVIAGIVTVLLHNRFYTIELPAAIAYFGGRRFVPIVTVVVLPCVGVLLSFIWPVVASGIIRLGEFIGHAGAAGTFFYAFTERLLIPTGLHHILNETVRFTPVGGMVHVDNESIIGALTIFNYSLSHPGELAGDVVREATRFLAQGKIPVMMFGLPAAALAIYRCAKPEHKQRVKALMMAGALASFTTGITEPLEFSFIFVSPLLFIFHAVMTGLSFACSQLLGVMIGNVQGGIIDLTVFGILGGAKTAWWFSLLLGAIWAPVYYFTFRWVILRFNARTPGREEDDRRAPAATPSASGATAQIIDGLGGRDNIQAVDCCFTRLRVRVADMQKIDEPALMQTGASGIVHASQNDIQIIYGPQVEGIASRVKQNLLVQQP; encoded by the coding sequence ATGAGTCGGGCAGGTGAATTTGTTCAGGATTTAGGCAAGGCGCTGATGATGCCGATTTCGGTGATCGCGGCGGCCGGTATTTTCCTCGGCCTCGCCGCGGCGTTGCAGAATCCGGCCATCGTCAGCGAGGCGCTACTAAATGCGCAGGCGATGCAGCACGCGATTGGATTTATCCGCAAGGTGGCGGGCGCGCTGTTCGGCAACCTGCCGCTGCTGTTCGCCATCGCGGCGGCGGTGGGGCTGGCGCGCGATGAAAAGCCGACCGCGGCGCTCGCGGCGGTCATTGGTTTTATCACGCTGCACGTCGGCGTGAATTTCAGTCTGACGGCGCAGGGCCTGACGCCCGCGACGACGTCGGTGAGCGCCTTTATGGAAAAGGGCTACAGCCAGACCGAAGCGGTGATGTACGCCGCGGAATTCGCTAACACGCTCGGGATTTTCTCTTACCAGATGAGCGTCCTGGGCGGGGTGATCGCAGGCATTGTCACCGTGCTGCTGCATAACCGCTTTTACACCATCGAACTGCCCGCCGCGATCGCGTATTTCGGCGGGCGGCGCTTCGTGCCTATCGTGACCGTTGTAGTGCTGCCGTGCGTCGGCGTGCTGCTGTCGTTTATCTGGCCGGTGGTGGCGAGCGGCATTATCCGTCTCGGCGAGTTTATCGGCCACGCGGGCGCGGCGGGGACATTCTTTTACGCCTTTACCGAGCGTCTGTTGATCCCAACCGGGCTGCATCACATTCTCAATGAAACGGTGCGCTTCACGCCAGTGGGCGGCATGGTGCATGTCGATAACGAAAGCATCATCGGCGCGCTCACCATCTTTAACTATTCGCTCTCCCACCCAGGCGAGCTGGCGGGCGATGTGGTGCGTGAGGCCACGCGCTTTCTGGCGCAGGGCAAAATCCCGGTGATGATGTTCGGCCTGCCTGCCGCGGCGCTGGCGATTTACCGCTGCGCGAAACCGGAACACAAGCAGCGCGTTAAGGCGCTGATGATGGCGGGCGCGCTGGCGTCCTTTACGACCGGCATCACCGAGCCGCTGGAGTTCAGCTTTATTTTCGTCTCCCCGCTGCTGTTTATTTTTCACGCCGTCATGACCGGCCTTTCCTTCGCCTGTTCGCAACTGCTGGGCGTGATGATAGGCAATGTGCAGGGCGGAATTATTGACTTAACCGTCTTCGGCATCCTGGGCGGCGCAAAGACCGCATGGTGGTTCAGCCTGCTGCTGGGGGCCATCTGGGCGCCGGTGTATTACTTCACGTTCCGCTGGGTCATCCTGCGCTTTAACGCCCGCACGCCGGGGCGCGAAGAGGATGACCGTCGCGCGCCTGCCGCTACCCCCTCCGCCAGCGGCGCGACCGCGCAGATAATCGATGGTCTGGGCGGTCGCGACAACATTCAGGCCGTGGACTGCTGCTTTACCCGCCTGCGCGTGCGGGTGGCGGATATGCAGAAAATTGACGAGCCCGCGCTGATGCAGACCGGCGCCAGCGGCATCGTCCATGCCAGCCAGAACGACATTCAGATTATCTATGGCCCGCAGGTGGAAGGTATCGCCAGCCGGGTGAAACAGAACTTACTCGTCCAACAGCCGTAA
- a CDS encoding GntR family transcriptional regulator: MIDKHSTTPVYLQVEQFLTAQIQSGALRPGDALPSETALCQQFGIARMTARKAVDYLVRQGKVERRRGQGTFVTRDSAPLRIALPLDRHLSSSEAATGLDAPMTNRLICLERTRASDALAAQLAISAGEPLWFMKRLRLLGDVPFVFEISWMISAPFDDLSEADLNASKYAYISRKGFAVAHSEKQIRAELPSREVRDMLGLQREEPVLHATSVAWLTLGTPFEVSEIYYNQQHYLFTLTASRP; encoded by the coding sequence ATGATCGATAAGCACTCCACCACGCCGGTGTATTTACAGGTCGAACAGTTTTTGACGGCGCAGATCCAGTCTGGCGCATTGCGCCCTGGTGACGCGCTGCCGTCGGAAACGGCGCTCTGCCAGCAGTTCGGCATTGCCCGGATGACCGCCCGTAAAGCCGTCGATTACCTGGTGCGCCAGGGCAAAGTGGAGCGCCGCCGCGGTCAGGGCACGTTCGTTACCCGCGACAGCGCTCCGCTGCGCATCGCGCTGCCGCTCGACCGGCATCTCTCCTCCAGCGAAGCGGCCACCGGCCTTGACGCGCCGATGACCAACCGCCTTATCTGCCTTGAACGCACCCGCGCCAGTGACGCGCTGGCCGCGCAACTCGCCATTTCCGCAGGGGAACCGCTTTGGTTTATGAAACGCCTGCGCCTGCTCGGCGACGTGCCGTTCGTCTTTGAAATCTCCTGGATGATAAGCGCGCCGTTCGACGATCTGAGCGAGGCGGATCTCAACGCCTCCAAATATGCCTACATTAGCCGTAAAGGCTTTGCTGTCGCCCACAGTGAAAAGCAGATCCGCGCCGAACTGCCGTCACGCGAGGTGCGGGACATGCTCGGTCTGCAACGCGAAGAGCCCGTTCTGCATGCGACCTCTGTCGCCTGGCTGACGCTTGGCACCCCCTTTGAAGTCTCTGAAATCTATTACAATCAACAGCATTATCTCTTCACCCTGACTGCCAGTCGCCCCTAG
- the rhlE gene encoding ATP-dependent RNA helicase RhlE has protein sequence MSFDSLGLSPEILRAIAEQGYNEPTPIQRQAIPVVLSGKDLMASAQTGTGKTAGFTLPLLQRLTTSQPHPQGRRPVRALILTPTRELAAQVGENVREYSKYLDIRSLVVFGGVSINPQMMKLRGGVDVLIATPGRLLDLEHQNAVKLDQVEVLVLDEADRMLDMGFIHDIRRVLAKLPAKRQNLLFSATFSDDIKALAEKLLRNPEEVAVARRNTASGQVTQHVHFVDKKRKRELLSYLIGDGNWQQVLVFTRTKHGANHLAEQLNKDGITAAAIHGNKSQGARTRALADFKTGGIRVLVATDIAARGIDIEELPHVVNYELPNVPEDYVHRIGRTGRAAATGEALSLVCVDEHKLLRDIERVLKREIPRMAIPGYEPDPSIPAEPIVNGRQGRGGRGGQGGGGRGQGQPRRQDGDGNRSSGERSRRQDGEGNRPSGERSRRQGGEGNRPSGDRPRRPGGEGNRPAGAKPRTRRAPRKASGE, from the coding sequence ATGTCTTTTGATTCACTGGGCTTAAGCCCTGAGATCCTGCGCGCCATTGCCGAGCAGGGTTACAATGAACCGACTCCGATCCAGCGCCAGGCCATTCCTGTGGTGCTTTCAGGCAAAGATTTGATGGCCAGCGCCCAGACCGGCACCGGCAAAACCGCGGGCTTCACGCTGCCGCTGTTACAGCGCCTGACGACCAGCCAGCCGCACCCTCAGGGCCGTCGCCCGGTGCGCGCGCTGATCCTGACCCCGACGCGCGAACTGGCAGCCCAGGTGGGCGAGAACGTGCGCGAATACAGCAAATATCTCGATATCCGCTCGCTGGTGGTATTTGGCGGCGTGAGCATCAACCCGCAGATGATGAAACTGCGCGGCGGCGTAGATGTGCTTATCGCCACTCCTGGTCGTCTGCTCGACCTTGAACACCAGAACGCGGTGAAGCTCGATCAGGTCGAAGTGCTGGTGCTTGATGAAGCGGACCGCATGCTCGACATGGGCTTTATCCACGACATTCGTCGCGTGCTGGCGAAGCTGCCGGCGAAGCGTCAGAACCTGCTGTTCTCCGCCACCTTCTCCGATGACATCAAAGCGCTGGCGGAAAAACTGCTGCGCAATCCGGAAGAAGTGGCTGTGGCGCGCCGCAACACCGCCTCCGGGCAGGTGACGCAGCATGTGCATTTCGTTGATAAAAAACGTAAGCGGGAACTGCTTTCTTACCTGATTGGCGATGGCAACTGGCAGCAGGTGCTGGTGTTTACCCGCACCAAGCACGGCGCTAACCATCTGGCCGAGCAGCTTAATAAAGACGGCATCACCGCCGCGGCTATCCACGGCAACAAGAGCCAGGGCGCCCGTACCCGCGCGCTGGCGGATTTCAAGACCGGCGGCATTCGCGTGCTGGTAGCGACCGACATCGCCGCGCGCGGTATTGACATCGAAGAGCTGCCGCACGTAGTGAACTACGAGCTGCCGAACGTGCCGGAAGATTACGTTCACCGTATTGGTCGTACCGGACGCGCCGCCGCGACCGGCGAGGCGCTCTCACTGGTGTGCGTCGATGAGCACAAACTGCTGCGCGATATTGAACGCGTGCTGAAGCGTGAAATCCCGCGTATGGCCATCCCGGGCTATGAGCCGGACCCGTCTATCCCGGCGGAGCCTATCGTTAACGGTCGTCAGGGCCGTGGCGGTCGCGGCGGTCAGGGCGGCGGCGGTCGTGGTCAGGGCCAGCCGCGCCGTCAGGATGGCGACGGCAATCGTTCGTCTGGCGAGCGTTCGCGCCGTCAGGATGGCGAAGGCAATCGGCCGTCTGGCGAGCGTTCGCGCCGTCAGGGTGGTGAAGGCAATCGTCCGTCAGGTGACCGTCCGCGTCGTCCGGGCGGCGAGGGCAACCGTCCGGCTGGCGCGAAGCCGCGCACCCGTCGCGCGCCGCGTAAAGCGTCCGGGGAATAA